A genomic window from Acidobacteriota bacterium includes:
- a CDS encoding chorismate mutase: protein MDIAEWRKKIDELDRKMVELLNERAKAAQEIGRQKRSTAMPIYEPERESKIFENVKAANRGPLSDLDVTQVFERIIDIMRNLQKKEIVSEEKEEKLAAGGGTEFDSDVNE from the coding sequence ATGGACATCGCAGAGTGGCGAAAGAAGATCGACGAGTTGGATCGCAAAATGGTCGAGCTGTTGAACGAGCGCGCGAAGGCGGCGCAGGAGATCGGGCGGCAGAAGCGCTCGACCGCGATGCCGATCTACGAACCGGAACGCGAGAGCAAGATATTCGAGAACGTGAAGGCGGCGAACCGCGGTCCGCTCTCCGATCTCGACGTCACGCAGGTCTTCGAGCGCATCATCGACATCATGCGCAACCTGCAGAAGAAAGAGATCGTGTCCGAGGAAAAGGAAGAAAAACTGGCAGCGGGTGGCGGGACGGAATTCGACAGCGACGTGAACGAATGA
- the trpA gene encoding tryptophan synthase subunit alpha: MPLRLEHKPSLVAYVTCGDPDMETTHAIVLAAIDAGADVVELGVPFSDPIADGPVIQRASERALRAGTTLKDVLALARAVRGDRPRAGLIIFSYLNPVLRLGLARFCAAAAAAGVDGALITDLTLDEAGEYIACMRQRNLATVFLAAPTSPDARLAKIAAASRGFIYAVSRTGVTGTRADVSSDAQLLVGRIRKFSKLPVAVGFGISTPEQFAAVGGWADAVVVGSAIVERIESNLGREAQAVAGFIGSLKRHAAAKLGSAGVRSRAGS, translated from the coding sequence CGCCTGGAACACAAACCGTCGCTGGTCGCGTACGTCACCTGCGGGGATCCCGACATGGAGACCACGCACGCGATCGTGCTCGCCGCCATCGACGCCGGCGCCGATGTGGTGGAGCTGGGTGTGCCTTTCTCCGATCCCATCGCGGACGGTCCCGTGATCCAGCGCGCCAGCGAGCGCGCGCTGCGTGCCGGAACCACGCTGAAAGATGTGCTCGCGCTGGCGCGTGCGGTGCGCGGCGACCGGCCGCGGGCCGGGCTCATCATCTTTTCGTATCTGAATCCCGTGCTGCGCCTGGGGCTCGCGCGCTTCTGCGCCGCTGCGGCCGCCGCCGGCGTGGACGGCGCGCTCATCACCGACCTCACCCTGGATGAAGCCGGCGAGTACATCGCGTGCATGCGCCAGCGCAACCTCGCGACCGTATTCCTCGCGGCGCCGACCTCGCCGGACGCGCGCCTCGCAAAGATCGCCGCCGCCTCGCGCGGTTTCATCTACGCAGTTTCGCGGACGGGCGTGACGGGGACGCGCGCCGACGTATCTTCCGACGCGCAGCTGTTGGTCGGGCGCATCCGTAAGTTCAGCAAGCTGCCGGTCGCAGTCGGTTTTGGCATCTCTACGCCGGAGCAGTTTGCCGCGGTCGGTGGCTGGGCGGATGCGGTGGTGGTGGGCAGCGCCATCGTGGAGCGCATCGAGAGCAACCTGGGAAGGGAAGCGCAGGCGGTGGCGGGCTTCATCGGTTCGCTCAAGCGGCACGCCGCCGCTAAACTGGGTAGCGCGGGCGTCAGAAGCAGAGCGGGGAGCTAG